The nucleotide window GCCCGGGCATGCTGCTCGAAGGCCGTCAGGTCGCGGGGGAAGTCGTCGTGCCAGCCGCCGAGCGAGATCAGCCACCGGTCATCCTCCACCGGCAGGGCCAGCCCGGCGCGCTTGTCCTGCGGAGGGCTCGGCAGCGAGAACACCGCGGAGCCCTCGACCAGATCTCCCGGTGAGCGGCGATAGAACCGGGTCGCGTACCCGACCCCGACCTTGACCTCGCTGACCCTCGGCGCCGGGAAGCCCAGCGCGGCCAGCCAGTGGTTGGACCGGGCGCCGCGGCCGGTGCAATCGATGATCAGGTCGGTCTCGATCACCTCGTCGTCGTCCAGCCGGGCGCCGGTGACCCGGCCGTCGGCGCCCTGCAGGGCCGCCACCGACACCGCCTCGCGAAAGCTCACCCCGGGCAGCGCAGCCACCCGGCGGCGGATCGCCAGCTCCAGCAACGGCCGGCTGAAGGTCACCAGCCGCAGCTCGGAAGGCACCCGGGGCCAGATCGAGCCGAACCGGTAGAAGGACAGCTCGGTCCCCGGGTCGAAGCGCACCCCGCCGGCCTCGACCAGCTCATCCATCAGCCCGGGGAACAGCTCGCTCAACGCCCGCTGCCCCGAGACCAGCAGGACGTGGCCGTGCCCGCCCTGGGTCACCCCGCGCCGCGGCACGGCGGCGTCCGGCAGCTTGTCGCGATCGAGCACCAGCACCTGCTCGAACCGGTCGGCCAGCGTCTGGGCCGCGCACAGTCCGGCGATCCCGGCTCCGATCACCAGCGCTGACTTTCCGACTGTCTGCATCCGGACATGCTATGCATGCCGGGTCCACTACGAGGGAGAACTCGAGAAGAATGACGCACCCGGTTCTGCTGCAGCGGATCCTGCGCTGGGCGCAGTCCGGTGAACGGGCCCGGGCGCTGATCCTGACCGGTTCGATGGCGCAGCCCGGCTCGCAGATCGACCCGCTGTCCGACCTCGACCTCGAGCTGGTCGTGCCCGATGTGGCGGCTCTGATGGCCAGCGGTCCCTGGTGGGCCGAGCTGGGCGAGGTGTGGGCCACCCAGGTGGTCGACGCCTTCGCCGCGGCCAGCACCCAGGCCTATCCGATGGTGGGGGTGATCTACGCCGGCGGGGCGATCGTCGACTTCACCGTGATCGACGCGGCGCGGTTCGCCGAGATGGTCACCACCCAGCAGCTGGACCGGGTCTACGCACCCGGCTACCGGGTGCTGTGGGACCCCGACGGGGTGACCGCCGGGCTACCGGCCGCCGCGCCCGGGCAGCCCGCTCAGCAGCCGTTGACCCAGCTGGAGCTGCGGGCGGTCGCCGACGCGTTCTGGTTCGAGGCGCTGCGGGTGCCCAAATACCTGATCCGCGGCGAGCTGTGGGAGGCCAAGTCACGGGAATGGACGATGAAGCAGCACCTGCTGCTGTTGATCGAGTGGCACGCCGCGGTGCTCACCGGCCGCCCGCTGGACGAGTACCGCAAGGGCCGGCACCTGAGCCGGTGGGCCGATCCGAGGGTCTGGCAGGACGCCCACGAGGTGTTCGGCCGGTTCGACGCCGCCGACTCCTGGCGGGCTCTGACCGCCAGCGTGTCGCTGTTCAACCGGCTGGCCGGCGAGATTGCCGGCGCGGCCGGCCTGCGGTATCCGGGCCCGGCCGACGAGGCGATCACCGAGCACCTGCTGAAGCTGGCCAACAGCTGACTGGCCAAACAGCTGACTGGCCAACAGCTGACTGGCCAAACAGCTAAAGCTGGCCAAACAGCTGACTGGCCAAACAGCTGACTGAGCAGCAGGCACGAATCGGCCCGCGGCAATCAGCCGGGCAGCCGCACTCCCAGCTCGCGGCCCAGCCAGCCGGCCAACGCCTGGCACAGCTGGTCCGGAAACCGCGCGCCGCAGAGCGTGCGAGCCAGCGGCAGGAACAGCTCGGCGCAGGCCAGCTGGGCGGCCCGGATCGAGTCCAGGTCGTTGCCGATCACCGGCAGCGCGAGCAGCGCGGCGCGCCGGTCCGCCGGCAGTCGCCGGTACTGGCTGCTGGCTCCACCAGGGTCAGCCAGCCGCAGGTCGCACAGCATCAGCTCGATCAGCGTCAGCCGCAGCACCTGGGCCAGCGACGCCCCGTACAGCACGTCCCCGCGCGCCAGCACCGCGGGCAGGTGGCCCAGCGTCCGCAGGAATTCCGACGTCAACCCGACGGCCTTGTCGACAGCGGGCGCCGGGGCCGGCGTCGCGGCCGGAAGCTCGCCGCCCACGCCGGCCCGGTCGAACAGCAACCGCACCGCGCCGGCGTCCCGGCTGTCGATCGCGGTCCGCGGGCTGATCCAGACGTCGAGGCAGGTCCAGTCCGGCAGCACGTGCCGGAAACCGGTCATGCCCCGCATCGGTTCGACGTGCGCCAGCGGCCCCAGGCCGGCGGCCAGCTCCGGCCACCTGGCGAGCAGGCCGGGGACGTCCTCGGCCACCACCCACACGTCCAGGTCGCTGTAGGCGTCGGCCTCGCCGCGGCCGTGACTGCCGTACAGCCAGGCCGCCAACACCAGCGGCTCGGCCCGCAGCAACTCGACCAGCCGGCTCAGCAGCAGCTGGCCGGCGGCGGTCACCGCCTCCGGCCGCGCCACTTCCGGCTCACCACCACAGCGGCAGCTCTTCCAGCCGCCGGACGACCAGGCCCTGCGTGTAGCGCAGCTCGGACTCGGGCACCGCCAGCCGCAGGTTGGGCATCCGGCGCAGCATCCCGCTCAACGCCTCCTGCAACTCCACCCGGGCCAGCTGCGCGCCGAGGCAGTGGTGCACGCCCGCGCCGAAGGCCAGGTGCGGGTTGGCCGGCCGGTCCAGGTCCAGCCCGTTCGGCTCGGTGAACACCGCAGGGTCGCGGTTGGCGACCATGAATGCCGGCAGCACGGTGGCGCCGGCCGGGATCAGGGTGCCGCTGAGCTCGACCGGCGCGGTGGTGACCCGGGGCAGCATCACGCCGGTCTCGCCGAGCTGGATGAACCGGCTGAGCTCCTCGACGGCGTCTCCGACCTTGCTCGGGTCGGCCCGCAGCGCGGCCAGCTGCTCGGGAAAGCGCAGCAGGGTCAGCACGAACAGGTTGAGCTGGGTGGTGGTGGTCTCGTGCCCGCCGATCATCACGCCGATGCTCACCATCAGCAGCTCCTGGTCCGACAGCCGGTCCTGATCGACATTGACCTTCAGCAATGCGGTGAGCAGGTCGTCGCCCGGGTGGTCCCGGCGGCTGTCGATCAGCTCCTTGAAGCTCTGGACGGCGGCCGCGGTGCCCTCGGGGTCGACCTGCCAGTCCCCCATCATGGTGTCCGACCATTCCTTGCACTTGTGCCGCTCGGATTCCGGGATGCCGAACAGCTCGCTGATCACCGCCACCGGCAGCGGGGTCGAGAAGTCCTCCACCAGGTCCACCGGTCCCGGCCCGACCAGCATCTTGTCCAGCAGCTCGTTCACCAGTTCGGTGATCCGGGGCCGCAGCTCCTCCACCCGGCGCGGGGTGAAGGCGTAGGAGACCAGCTTGCGCAGCCGGGTGTGGTACGGCGGGTCCATCCCGATCAGGGACTCGGTCTCCAGCGCGCCCAGCTCCTTGGCCGGCCCGCCCGGCTCCTTGACCGCCTCCCGGCTGAAGCGCCGGTCCACCAGGATCTTGCGGACGTCGTCATAGCGCGACACCAGGTAGGCCTCGGTGCCGTCAGCCATCACGACCGGCGCCACCGGCTGCTCGCGCTGGCACTCGACCAGCTGTGGCGGCGGCTCGTAGATCGAGGGCGGCGGCGGCAGCGGGTAGCTGATCGGTTGGCTCACGGGTGCGCTCCTGACAGGGGTCTGGTTCTGGTTGCGGTGGTGCTGCTGAGCCGTTCGAGCACGTCCACGATCTGCGACGGCGAAGGCATCGCCCGGATCTGGTCGGCGAGCTCGAGCGCCCGCTGCCGGTGCGGGTCGCCGCTGAGCAGCTCGGCGACCAGCCGCCGGACCTCCGCCGGGCGGGCGACGCCGTCGGGCACGCTCATCCCGGCGCCGACGGCGACCAGCCGCTCGGCGTTGAGGTGCTGGTCGCCGACCAGCGGCACCACCACCTGCGCGACGCCGGCGGTCAGCGCGGTCATCATGCTGCCGGCTCCGCCCTGGTGGACCACCGCGTCGCAACTGGGCAGCACCAACTGCAGCGCCAGCGGCGTCCGGGCCAGCCGGACGTTGCCGGGCAGGTCGGTCAACCCCGCATGCTGAGCCGGGTGCAGCGCCAGCACCAGTTCGACGTCGAGGCTGGCGACCTCGGCGATGATCGCCGCCAGGTCCGGCGCCGGGTCGATGCCCAGCGAGGCCATCACGGTGCCCCAGGTGAGGCAGACCCGGGGCCGCTCCGGCGGCGTGCGCAACCAGTCGGGCAGCACGCTGGGGCCGTTGTAAGGCACGAAACGGACCGGCTGGGACGGCCCGGCCAGCGGGACCTGCATGCCCGGCGGGCACGGGTCCAGCATCAGCGAGCCGGCCGGTTCGACGTCGTCGGCCGCCAGTCCGACCCGGGCGGCCAGCGGCCCGAGGATGGCGTCGCGGTCGAGGTGCAGCTGGGTGGTCTCGTCCGGGCCCCAGAGCTGGCGCACGCCGGGCACGCCCAGCGCCGCGGCGGTGATCGCGGCGGCGAAGTTCTGCGGCTCGAACACGACCAGGTTGGGCCCGAACTGGCGGCCGAAGGCGACCAGGTCCTCGACCATCGCGGCCGCGTACCGGACGACGCCGCCGTCGGTGGTCACCGCCGGCTGCCGAGAGCCCGGGGTGGCCACCCCACGGGTCCGCTCGGACAGGGTGGCCACCCGGCCGGACTGGCCGCGGAACACCTCGGCGAAGTCCAGGTCCTCACCGATCGCGACGGCCGGCAAGCCGGCGCCGACGATCACCTCGACCATGCTGGGCTGGCTGGCGACGAGCACCTCGTGGCCGGCCGAGCGCAGCGCCCAGGCCAGCGGGACCAGCGGGTAGAAGTGCGAACGCCAGCCCCAGCTCGAGACCAGCACCCTCATCCGGGCGCCACCACGCTGAGCAGTCGCTGGTTGGCCTCGTCGGTGCCGACGGTCACCCGCACGCCCAGGCCCGGATGGGCCCGGACCAGCACGCCGGCAGCCTGGCAGCGGGCGGCGAAGTCCTCGGCGCCTGCGCCCAGCGGCAACCACACGAAGTTGGCCTGCGAGTCCGGGACGTCCAGGCCGGCCGCCCGCAGGTCCTCGATGAACTGGGCGCGGATCCCGGCGAACTCGGCGCAGCGCTCGAGCACCTGCTTCTCGGCCGCGGGCTCCAGCGCGGCCACCGCGGCCAGCTGGGCCAGGCCACCGGGGTAGAACACCATGTTGGTCATCCGGGCACGCTGGGCGATGGACTCGGGCACCACCGCGTAACCGACCCGCAGGGTGGCCAGGCCATAGGCCTTGGAGAAGGTCCGCAGCACGCACACGTTGTCCCGGCCGGCCCGCAGCGCCATCCCGTCGGCGGCATCCGGATCGGTGACGAACTCCCGGTAGGCCTCGTCGATGATCACCGGCACCGACTCCGGCACCTGATCGAGGAAGGCGGTCAGCTCGGCGCGCCCGAGCACGACGCCGGTCGGGTTGTTCGGATTGCAGACCAGCACGCAGCGGGTCTGCGGGGTGACCGCCGCGGCCATCGCGTCCAGGTCGTGGGCCAGGCCGGCCATCGGCACCGGAACCGGCCGGCAGCCGGTGTTGAGCACCATCAGCGGGTAGGCCTCGAACGACAGCGCCGCGTACACCACCTCGGGGCGGTCCGGGCCCAGTGAGGCGATCAGGTTCTGGGTCAGCCCGGCCGAGCCGGGGCCGACCAGCACCTCGGTCGCGGGCACGTCCAGGTGGCCGGCCAGCGCGCTGACCAGCCCGGCCGCGGTGTGCGACGGGTAGCGGTGCAGCTGTGCCGCTCCCTGCTCGACGGCCGCCCGCACGCTGGGCAGCGGGCCGAAGCGGGACTCGTTCATCGACAGGTCGTGCACGCTCATCAGCCGGACTCCTCGCTGCTGGCCGGGCCGGCCGCGGTCACTGCCCGCGAGCCGCCGCCGGTCTGGATCTTGTGCTGGTACAGCCCCAGCGCGCGCAGCGCCAGGCCTCGGGTGATGGCGCCGTTGGGGTAGTACATGTGATGCCGGATGTAGGCGCAGATCCGGCTCGGCTGCCAGCCACCGGTGGGCAGTTGGGCGCTCACCAGCCAGTCCACGGCCTTGGCGACCGGCTCGGCGGCCGGGTCCAGGCCGGCCTCGAGCAGGGCGTGCAGAGCCCAGGCCGTCTCCTCCACCGAGCTGTCCGCCTCGGCCCCGTCACCCCACGAGCCGTCCGGGCGCTGGGTGTCGGTCAGCCACTGCCGGGCCCGGCCGGCCACCGGGTGATCGGCCTGCCCGGCCCGGCCCAGCGCGGCCAGCACCGCCGAGGTGCCGGTCGTGTAGTCGCGGTACCAGAGGTTGTCGAAGGTCCCGTCCGGCCGCTGCTGGGTGAGCAGCCAGGCCACCGCCTTGCTGACCTCGGGGCCGTCAACCGGCTCGCCGGCGTCCAGCAGCGCCGTGATGCCCTGGCTGGTGATGCTCGGGCACGGGCCGTCGTTGGCCAGCTTGGTGTCGCGGACCCACAGGCTCCACGAGCCGCGGCTGTCCTGCCGGCCGCGCAGCCACTCCAGCCCGGTGCGCAGCGCCGAGTCGCTCTGGTGGCCGGGCATCCCGGCCAGCGCTGCGATGATCTCGGCCGATTCCAGCGTCACCGGCCAGCCGCGCGCCCCGGAGAAGCTCCAGCCGCCCGGCGGGCAGGCCAGCACGGTGAACTCCTGGCGCTGCTGGCAGCGGTGGAACAGCTGCCGGGTCGGCTCCAGCCGCGGATCGGCGGCGTAGCCGGCCGCGATCAGGCCGGTGGCCGCGAAGCCGGACCGGGTCAGGTCCAGGTTGCTGACGGCGTCCCAGGAGCCGTCGGGACGGACCGAGCGGCGCAGGTAGCCCGCGCTGGCAGCGACCATGTCAGGCGCCAGGCCGGCCCTGGCCAGGCTCAGGCAGACCAGCGCGGACGGCCACGGGTCCTCGCTGAAGTCCCCGGTCCGCCCCTCGTGCTCGTAGACCTCTCTCAGTAGCTTCAGCGCCTTGCCCCGGGCCAGCCGCGAGGTCAGGCCGCGCAGCCCCGGGGCCGGGTCGGTGACCGACTGGGCCAGCGCCATCGCGGCGAACGGCGCGGTGCGGAACGAGACGTTCTGCCGCCTGGGCTTGTCGAACAGGACGATCTCCAGCGGCAGCCGGCGCAGGTCCGAGGGCTGCAGGAAGCCGGCCAGCATCAAGAAGGTCTTGCACAGCAGCAGCACCGCCGGGTCGGTCACCGCCGCGATGCCGCCGAACTGCTCCAGCCTGGCCCGGCCCGCGGCGATCGCCTCGGCGCTGGCGGCCGAGTCGACGATCTGCAGGGTCGCGGCGGCCACCGACGTCGCGACCGGCTCGCTGCCGGCGCCCAGGACGCCGCCCCAGCCACCGTCGGGCAGCTGCGCCGAACGCAGCCACCGGGCGCCGTCGGCGATCAGCTCCGCCGAGCCGGCGGGGTCGGCGAACTGCAGCGCGGTGATCGCCCCCGCCGTTCCCAGCACCGAGCTCGGCGGGTCGTCGCCGAAGGCGCCGTTCTCGCGCTGGCGGCCGAACAGCTCCTCTGCGCCCAGCCGGACGGCGTGCCCGGCCCGCTCGATGACCTCAGGCATAGGTGCTTCCTTTCTCCACGCTCGGCGGTGCGGCGCCGGGCGGGTGCTCGACTGCGCCGGTCTTGGAGCCGGCGCCGAATTCGTACCAGGTCCGCAGGGTGCGCTGCGACCACCAAGTCAGGATCAGCGCGGGCGCCAGCAGCAGCAGCGCCAGCCACGCCCCGAGTCCGAGCCCGATCACCGCCGCCGCCAGGCACAGCCGCTCCAGCACCAGCAGCTCGTGCGCGCGCAGCGCGTCCCGGGCCGGCAGCTGGTGTTGCCGGCTCAGCAGCGGCGCGAGGGCGGCCAGGCCGAACACCGCGACCCCGGCCAGCCCCGCCAGGTACCAGCCCCGCCGGCCGTCCGACTCGGCCAGCACGCCGCCCCAGCCAGCTGCCAGCAGCGTCAGGACGTAGAGGCCCAGCGCGGTCCGGACGCCGGTCGCGGTGCCGTGGGTGACCGGCAGGGTGCGGTAGCCGCCGGCCCGGTCGCCGTCCACGTCGCGCAGCGTGCCGACCAGGTTGGTGCAGGTGTCGTGCAGCCAGAAGGCGGCGACGAACGGCAGCAGCGCCCTCCAGTCCAAGGGCGGCACGGTGGCCGCCCCGTACAGCAGCGCCAGCGCCCCGAGCAGGCCCCGGACCAGGTTGCCGGCGATTCCCAGGGCCTTGAGCCGCAGCCCGTAGGCCAGCACCGCGGCCACCGCCAGCACCGCGATCAGGCTGGTGCGCCAGCCGGTGAGCACCGCCAGCGCCGCCACGCACAGCATCGCCAGCACGCCGCAGGCCAGCGCCACCCGGGCCGGCAGCCGGCCGGACGGGATCGGCCGGTGCGGCTTGGCGAGGGCGTCGAGCTCGCGGTCGAAGTAGTCACTGAGGTAGTGCCCGCCGAGCCAGCCCAGCGTGGGGACCGCCCAGGCGGCGAACAGCCGCAGGCCGTCGTGCTCGCCCGGGCTCAGGCCGGCGCCGGCCAGGCCGAGGAACCCGACGTACCAGAAGGTGTACA belongs to Jatrophihabitans sp. and includes:
- a CDS encoding cytochrome P450; the encoded protein is MSQPISYPLPPPPSIYEPPPQLVECQREQPVAPVVMADGTEAYLVSRYDDVRKILVDRRFSREAVKEPGGPAKELGALETESLIGMDPPYHTRLRKLVSYAFTPRRVEELRPRITELVNELLDKMLVGPGPVDLVEDFSTPLPVAVISELFGIPESERHKCKEWSDTMMGDWQVDPEGTAAAVQSFKELIDSRRDHPGDDLLTALLKVNVDQDRLSDQELLMVSIGVMIGGHETTTTQLNLFVLTLLRFPEQLAALRADPSKVGDAVEELSRFIQLGETGVMLPRVTTAPVELSGTLIPAGATVLPAFMVANRDPAVFTEPNGLDLDRPANPHLAFGAGVHHCLGAQLARVELQEALSGMLRRMPNLRLAVPESELRYTQGLVVRRLEELPLWW
- a CDS encoding aminoglycoside 6-adenylyltransferase; this translates as MTHPVLLQRILRWAQSGERARALILTGSMAQPGSQIDPLSDLDLELVVPDVAALMASGPWWAELGEVWATQVVDAFAAASTQAYPMVGVIYAGGAIVDFTVIDAARFAEMVTTQQLDRVYAPGYRVLWDPDGVTAGLPAAAPGQPAQQPLTQLELRAVADAFWFEALRVPKYLIRGELWEAKSREWTMKQHLLLLIEWHAAVLTGRPLDEYRKGRHLSRWADPRVWQDAHEVFGRFDAADSWRALTASVSLFNRLAGEIAGAAGLRYPGPADEAITEHLLKLANS
- a CDS encoding UbiA family prenyltransferase, whose translation is MTPGTAATRLRAGVIAHLQTWRLYTFWYVGFLGLAGAGLSPGEHDGLRLFAAWAVPTLGWLGGHYLSDYFDRELDALAKPHRPIPSGRLPARVALACGVLAMLCVAALAVLTGWRTSLIAVLAVAAVLAYGLRLKALGIAGNLVRGLLGALALLYGAATVPPLDWRALLPFVAAFWLHDTCTNLVGTLRDVDGDRAGGYRTLPVTHGTATGVRTALGLYVLTLLAAGWGGVLAESDGRRGWYLAGLAGVAVFGLAALAPLLSRQHQLPARDALRAHELLVLERLCLAAAVIGLGLGAWLALLLLAPALILTWWSQRTLRTWYEFGAGSKTGAVEHPPGAAPPSVEKGSTYA
- a CDS encoding nucleotidyltransferase domain-containing protein, which translates into the protein MARPEAVTAAGQLLLSRLVELLRAEPLVLAAWLYGSHGRGEADAYSDLDVWVVAEDVPGLLARWPELAAGLGPLAHVEPMRGMTGFRHVLPDWTCLDVWISPRTAIDSRDAGAVRLLFDRAGVGGELPAATPAPAPAVDKAVGLTSEFLRTLGHLPAVLARGDVLYGASLAQVLRLTLIELMLCDLRLADPGGASSQYRRLPADRRAALLALPVIGNDLDSIRAAQLACAELFLPLARTLCGARFPDQLCQALAGWLGRELGVRLPG
- a CDS encoding prenyltransferase/squalene oxidase repeat-containing protein; this translates as MPEVIERAGHAVRLGAEELFGRQRENGAFGDDPPSSVLGTAGAITALQFADPAGSAELIADGARWLRSAQLPDGGWGGVLGAGSEPVATSVAAATLQIVDSAASAEAIAAGRARLEQFGGIAAVTDPAVLLLCKTFLMLAGFLQPSDLRRLPLEIVLFDKPRRQNVSFRTAPFAAMALAQSVTDPAPGLRGLTSRLARGKALKLLREVYEHEGRTGDFSEDPWPSALVCLSLARAGLAPDMVAASAGYLRRSVRPDGSWDAVSNLDLTRSGFAATGLIAAGYAADPRLEPTRQLFHRCQQRQEFTVLACPPGGWSFSGARGWPVTLESAEIIAALAGMPGHQSDSALRTGLEWLRGRQDSRGSWSLWVRDTKLANDGPCPSITSQGITALLDAGEPVDGPEVSKAVAWLLTQQRPDGTFDNLWYRDYTTGTSAVLAALGRAGQADHPVAGRARQWLTDTQRPDGSWGDGAEADSSVEETAWALHALLEAGLDPAAEPVAKAVDWLVSAQLPTGGWQPSRICAYIRHHMYYPNGAITRGLALRALGLYQHKIQTGGGSRAVTAAGPASSEESG
- a CDS encoding nucleotide disphospho-sugar-binding domain-containing protein — translated: MRVLVSSWGWRSHFYPLVPLAWALRSAGHEVLVASQPSMVEVIVGAGLPAVAIGEDLDFAEVFRGQSGRVATLSERTRGVATPGSRQPAVTTDGGVVRYAAAMVEDLVAFGRQFGPNLVVFEPQNFAAAITAAALGVPGVRQLWGPDETTQLHLDRDAILGPLAARVGLAADDVEPAGSLMLDPCPPGMQVPLAGPSQPVRFVPYNGPSVLPDWLRTPPERPRVCLTWGTVMASLGIDPAPDLAAIIAEVASLDVELVLALHPAQHAGLTDLPGNVRLARTPLALQLVLPSCDAVVHQGGAGSMMTALTAGVAQVVVPLVGDQHLNAERLVAVGAGMSVPDGVARPAEVRRLVAELLSGDPHRQRALELADQIRAMPSPSQIVDVLERLSSTTATRTRPLSGAHP
- a CDS encoding tryptophan 7-halogenase; this translates as MQTVGKSALVIGAGIAGLCAAQTLADRFEQVLVLDRDKLPDAAVPRRGVTQGGHGHVLLVSGQRALSELFPGLMDELVEAGGVRFDPGTELSFYRFGSIWPRVPSELRLVTFSRPLLELAIRRRVAALPGVSFREAVSVAALQGADGRVTGARLDDDEVIETDLIIDCTGRGARSNHWLAALGFPAPRVSEVKVGVGYATRFYRRSPGDLVEGSAVFSLPSPPQDKRAGLALPVEDDRWLISLGGWHDDFPRDLTAFEQHARALPHPGIARLVERCEPLTELSVVQYPSSRRRYFEELTEVPGGYLALGDSICSFNPIYGQGMTCAALEAVELGRLLDDSAGSGSGSALGQELSTRYYQQAAKIVATPWQFATGGDFSYPETGGERPRGIRLKNAYAKRVQLASMVDPQVRRAFTSVQHLITDPAVLLKPAMVARVLRGARKAQPH
- a CDS encoding aminotransferase class I/II-fold pyridoxal phosphate-dependent enzyme, producing the protein MSVHDLSMNESRFGPLPSVRAAVEQGAAQLHRYPSHTAAGLVSALAGHLDVPATEVLVGPGSAGLTQNLIASLGPDRPEVVYAALSFEAYPLMVLNTGCRPVPVPMAGLAHDLDAMAAAVTPQTRCVLVCNPNNPTGVVLGRAELTAFLDQVPESVPVIIDEAYREFVTDPDAADGMALRAGRDNVCVLRTFSKAYGLATLRVGYAVVPESIAQRARMTNMVFYPGGLAQLAAVAALEPAAEKQVLERCAEFAGIRAQFIEDLRAAGLDVPDSQANFVWLPLGAGAEDFAARCQAAGVLVRAHPGLGVRVTVGTDEANQRLLSVVAPG